The following nucleotide sequence is from Acaryochloris thomasi RCC1774.
CGCCATCACCAGTCCCCCCAGCTTCTGCTGTAATCTGACTGTTGTTACTCAGCAGCAGCAGCCCTGAGACTTGCAGATTGATATTGCCGCCTCTACCAACTTCTGTCTGTGCATTAAGAAGGCCTTGATCAAGAGTTAAGGTATCCGATGTGATGTTGAGAGTGCCTGCGGCTCCAGATCCTGAACTCGTAACGACAACTTGCGCACCATCTCTGATCGTTAATTGCGGAGTATTGATACTTAAGACTCCACCAGCACCGGAGCCATCAGTTGCAGCGGATAAGTTACTTGGTATTGGAACTGGTGAGCCAATACCAGAAATTTCTATCAGCTCAGAGGCGTTAATGACTATATCGCCTGCCTTTCCCTGGCTAAGAGTGCCAGAAGAGATAAAACCTCCGTTGCGGATGAACAGCTTCTGAGTATCAATCAGGATATCTCCTCCGTTACCAGTTACTGGTGCATTTATTACCTCCTGTTCATCGATACCGACTTGCGAGAACAAAGAACTCGGCACACCATCAATTTCAACTGAGTCAGTTGCGAGAACTTCTATATTGCCGCCATTACCAAAATCGGTAGTAGCATTGGAGATCTGTGTATTACTTAGGACAATGTGCCGACCTCTGAGTCGAATCGTCCCACCAGCGCCACTAGCATCGATGGAGGCCAGATCGCCAAACAAAGCTGGAACCACAGAGGGATCGAGAGGACCCAAACGAATATCTTGAAAGCTTTCAACCAAGCTGTAGTCAAGTGCCCACCCTTGATTGACCTCAGTCAAGCCAACAAAGCTATTTCTATCAACACTACCAAGCTCAACCCGTCCTCCTAAAGCAGTAAGATGTCCACCTTCAAACATCACCTCCCTCCCGACAAGAACCAACGCATTACCTGGCCGTACCTGCAAGCCAACTGGATCCCCAGATGGAGCCAAGCCCAGGGGAGATATGTTAGTAATGGGCATTGCATTAGATTGATTGGTGATACCTCCCGGAGCTTCCCCAAACTGCAAGCCAATGGGAGAATTAACTGTCAATAGCGGAGTTGCTTGCGAGGATGCGGCACTAAACACCGTGCCGTCTGCAAAGGTTAAATCACTAGCAGTAGTTCCAAGGAACGAACCACCAATATCAAGAATTGCATTTGGGCCAAAAATGATACCGTTTGGATTGATCAAAAAAAGATTAGTGGCTCCCCCAACCTGCAAAGTGCCATCGATATTGGAAATAGAGCTACCTGTCACCCGGCTGATTATATTTTCGACAGATGTATTGCCAGGCAGACGAAAATTTGCAACCTCACCCGTACGAATAGAAAATGCCTCAAAACTATGAAATAGATTGCTGCCGCGCTGAATACCACCCGTAATCTCTACCGACGACCCAGCGGTGCTGACTCGCGTTGACAGTGTACCGTCTGGCGCAGCTTGCGCAGTTGACGGGCAAGCGCCCAGTAAGAGGTTTCCTCCAATACATATCCCGCAACACAGCCAAGAGTGAATCCACTTATTGGCAACACGAACATTACTTAATAGATACACCTTAGTTTCTGTGAGATATTTCTGACAGCTTCCTGGAAGTATACCCACATTTGTATTTTTGCCAACATTGAGAACAAGGCAGAATCGCAAAACATTGCAAACTTGCAACGCACAAATACTATTTATCCGCTAGCGCCTTGATTCTCTACCCAAAAAACAACGTAATAGTGCCGTAAGCCTATTACGTTGTTTTACGTTTCTACTTAGGTATATCGCTTTCTCAACACCCCAAAATCAAGGGCT
It contains:
- a CDS encoding two-partner secretion domain-containing protein — translated: MGILPGSCQKYLTETKVYLLSNVRVANKWIHSWLCCGICIGGNLLLGACPSTAQAAPDGTLSTRVSTAGSSVEITGGIQRGSNLFHSFEAFSIRTGEVANFRLPGNTSVENIISRVTGSSISNIDGTLQVGGATNLFLINPNGIIFGPNAILDIGGSFLGTTASDLTFADGTVFSAASSQATPLLTVNSPIGLQFGEAPGGITNQSNAMPITNISPLGLAPSGDPVGLQVRPGNALVLVGREVMFEGGHLTALGGRVELGSVDRNSFVGLTEVNQGWALDYSLVESFQDIRLGPLDPSVVPALFGDLASIDASGAGGTIRLRGRHIVLSNTQISNATTDFGNGGNIEVLATDSVEIDGVPSSLFSQVGIDEQEVINAPVTGNGGDILIDTQKLFIRNGGFISSGTLSQGKAGDIVINASELIEISGIGSPVPIPSNLSAATDGSGAGGVLSINTPQLTIRDGAQVVVTSSGSGAAGTLNITSDTLTLDQGLLNAQTEVGRGGNINLQVSGLLLLSNNSQITAEAGGTGDGGNIAIDAGLVFASPSQDSNIVANAFEGMGGNITINTQGLFGFAERQAIAGNGTNDIDASSEFGLAGGIEIDTLVSDPDSALVNLPEGVSDPSQKIAIGCAAKQGNSFVLAGRGGVPSSPQDLVSNPQLWNDVRDLSAFRTTQQRGYPSQEYATRPVTPAPLLEATGWHRDAQGRMRLVNHQPNLVSADLGDAAQTC